The Candidatus Babeliales bacterium DNA window CACCAACACCTGATGCAACAATAGCTTTTTCAATATCAACAATTACAGATGTATCCCATGGCTGTACTGTCAATAGACGAGAATCTGGTGCTGAAACAATGCCAAGACCCTTCAACGGAACCGCATCTTGTCCATAGCAACTCACTGGAATATCTTCAATCATTGATGTATGGGCTCTGCCAGTACGAATCTTAGCTAGTTCTCGTTCAAAATGTTTGAGCGGATTTTCCATCTCAGCTTCCATAGGCTTCTGGAAACTTTTAATATCATTTTCTATTAAAATAATCTCTGCCATAACAGTTCCTTCTTTGTGATATTACTTGCCTAGTTCAAAACGGCAAAATCTTCTAATGCGTATACTTTCACCTGTTTTAGCAATCA harbors:
- the frr gene encoding ribosome recycling factor, with translation MAEIILIENDIKSFQKPMEAEMENPLKHFERELAKIRTGRAHTSMIEDIPVSCYGQDAVPLKGLGIVSAPDSRLLTVQPWDTSVIVDIEKAIVASGVGVAPVNDGKIIRLRLPEMSSDRREELIKQLHKKLEECRVAIRNVRKDFKNLITDAKKDKKVSENFHNRLADVLQEITDAYIAKVEGMAKKKETELATV